The sequence ACAAATCCTACAGAGTACAGGATGCTACGTCATTAAGAAATGTTCCTCAAGTACACGGGGCAGTTAAGAAGACAATCAAAGATGCCTATAACGGTTCTTACGGAAATGAACTCCTGTTGCGATAATCCGTTAATATTTTCTGACGAGGATGACGGACAGGTATTGATGGGCTGTAATGCTGATGGCTCATTTGTGGGAATTGAAGCTGATTCTTTATGCATGGCAATGACCATGATGGCAAAAATGTCAGAAAGAAGGACCCATAGACTGGTTAACCTATTTAACATTTATAAATGGATGTCCAAGTATTGTGATGATGCACCAACTATGGTTGGTTATAGCTTGATACTATAACTAACCATAGTTTTTTTTGACTTATCCTATATCAAGTTTATCATGCTATAGTCAAGATATTAGTTTAGGGGGTTAGCTCATGAGATACAATATTGAAGCTTATTTAAAGGAACGAATTCTTGTTTTAGATGGTGCAATGGGAACCTGTATTCAGGGCTATGACTTAAATGAACAAGAGTTCATAGGAAGTTGTCATTGTCATAAAGGTCAAAAGGGGAATAATGACCTTTTGAATATTTCTCATCCAGAGATTATTGAAGCAATCCATAAACGTTATCTGGAAGCTGGAGCGGATATTATTGAGACTAATACCTTTAATGCCACTAGAATCTCTCAAAAGGATTATGGTATGGAGGATAAGGTCTACGAACTTAATCTCCAGGGGGCAAAGCTCGCAAGAGAAGCGGCAGATCTTTTTACGAAGGCCGAGCCCAGTAAACCGCGTTTTGTAGCCGGTTCAGTGGGGCCTACCAATCGAACGGCCTCGCTTTCACCGGATGTCGAAAATCCAGGTATCAGAAATATTAGTTTTGACGAACTCGTACTTGCCTATGGTGAACAGATTCAGGGGCTGGTCGAGGGAGGAGTCGATCTGATAATGATTGAAACCATCTTTGATTCCTTAAATGCTAGGGCAGCGATATTTGCAGCGGAAGATGTCTTTAAGGAAAAAGGCTTGACCCTGCCCATCATTATCTCCGGGACTGTAGCGGATAAGAGTGGTCGAATCTTATCCGGGCAAACCCTTGAAGCGTTTGTCTATACTATGAAGGGAGAAGAAATCCTTGGGATCGGATTAAACTGTTCCTTTGGAGCCCGGGATTTAATTCCCTTCATTAAATATCTTTCCAAAACACAAGATCGTTATGTAACCTTTCACCCCAATGCGGGTCTGCCAAACTCCCTAGGGGAGTATGAGGAACGACCGGAAGAAACGGCAGCGCTGGTCAAGGAATTAGCAGAGCAAGGACATTTAAATATTGTCGGAGCCTGCTGTGGTTCAACACCAGCCCACATTAAAGCGATTGCTGAAGCCGTCGAGGGTATTAAACCAAGAAAAATTCCTCAACTGGAGAAAGAGACGGTTTACTGTGGTCTCGAAGCCATTGTTATTAAGAACGAAAATAACTTTGTCAATATTGGGGAACGAACGAATGTTTCCGGATCGGCTAAGTTTGCCAGACTGATTCGAGAGAAAAACTATGAAGCAGCCTTATTTGTGGCCAAAGAACAGGTGGAAAATGGAGCGCAAATTATTGATATAAACTTTGACGATGGTCTGCTTGATGCCGTAAATGAAATGGACATATTTCTGAAACTTCTTGCTGGCGAGCCAGATATTGCCAGAGTTCCGGTGATGATTGATTCGTCAAAATTTGAGGTTTTAGAAGTAGGGTTAAAGGCCATCCAAGGAAAAGCCGTCGTCAATTCTATCAGCCTAAAAGTTGGGGAAGCGGAATTCCTTCGGCAAGCAACGTTAATTAAACGCTATGGTGCAGGCGTTGTGGTGATGGCTTTTGATGAGCAAGGTCAGGCCGATACGTTTGAGAGGAGAATCGCAGTTTGCCAAAGAGCGTATGAGTTATTAGTCACTAAGGTGAAGTTTCCCCCAACGGATATCATTTTCGACCCTAATATTTTGGCGATTGCCACAGGGATTGAAGAGCATAATAATTACGCGGTGGATTTTATCAACACGGTAAAATGGATCAAGGCAAATCTCCCTTATGCCAAGGTTAGTGGTGGAGTAAGCAATTTATCTTTCTCCTTTAGAGGGAACAATGCCATCAGGGAAGCGATGCACTCTGTGTTTTTGTATCACGCTATTGCAGCAGGGATGGATATGGCCATAGTCAACCCCAGTATGATTCAGATTTATGATGAGATCGATAAGGACCTCCTGGAAAAGGTCGAAGCTGTCGTGCTGAATAAGACGTCGGATTCTGCCGAAAAACTCTTAGAGTTTGCAGAAAACTACCAAGCGTCGGGTGGAGATCAAGTTGAGAATAAACTGGCTTGGAGAGAAAAAGGGCCCAAGGAGCGGTTAATTCAGGCGTTAGTCAAAGGGATCGCTGAATTTATCGAAGAAGACGTTGAAGAGGTCAGAGGGCAATATGCCAGGGCAGAAATGGTGATCGAGGGCCCGCTAATGGATGGAATGAAGGTGGTGGGAGAATTATTCGGAGATGGCAAGATGTTTCTCCCTCAAGTTGTAAAAAGCGCCAGAGTTATGAAAAAGGCGGTAAGCTTATTATTACCGTACATTGAAGCAGAGAAGAAGGGAAGTGAAAGCAGCAGTGCAGGAAAAGTGGTCGCCGCAACTGTAAAGGGGGATGTCCATGATATCGGCAAAAACATTGTTTCAGTCATTCTGTCTTGCAATAATTTCGAAGTGATTGATCTAGGAGTCATGGCCTCTTGCGAAGTAATACTTCAGGCAGCTAAAAGAGAAAAGGCTGATATCATAGCTCTGAGTGGGCTGATTACGCCGTCACTAGATGAGATGTCGAATGTGGCAGAGGAAATGGAGCGGCAAGGGTTTAATATTCCCCTGATGATTGGCGGAGCAACAACTTCTAAGACTCACACAGCCTTAAAGATTGCACCCAAGTATTCAAAGGGAGTCGTGTATAGCGTCGACGCTTCAAAGGCTGTAGAAGTTGCCAAAAAGCTGGTGGATAGGAATCAGCGAGATGGCTATTTGACCCAATTAGGGGAAGAATACCAAGCTATACGAGAAAACTATGGGAAAATTGAACGCAAGATGGTACCCCTGGAAGAAGCTCGAGCAAAGAAATTTAAACTGGATTGGACTAAGGAGCATATAACGATTCCTAACTTGATTGGAATCAAACATTTAGAGAATTTCCCGATCAGGGAGCTAAGAAACTATATTGATTGGTCGTATTTCTTTGTTGCCTGGAATATGGGAATGGCGTATCCGAAAATTATGAAGGATCCTAAATACGGCGAGGAAGCTAAAAAACTTTTTGAGGATGCTAATCAAATGTTAGATTTAGTAGAGCAGGAAGGCATACTGACAGCCAATGCCGTTTTGGGTATTTTTCCAGCAAACTCTCTAGGTGATGACCTTGAACTTTACCATAATGGCAGGGTCACAACCTTCAATATGTTAAGGCAACAAGCGGTTTCCAAGGAGAATGTCTATCGATCCCTTGCCGATTATATAGCTCCTAAGGAGAGCGGGATAACGGATTATTTAGGTGGATTTATTGTGACGACAGGAATAGGCGCTAAGCAGTATGCAGAGAAACTCAAAGAACAAGGGGACGACTACGGAGCCATCATGGTCAAACTTCTGGCCGATCGGTTAGCAGAAGCTTTCGCAGAGTTATTACATCTTCAAGTGCGAAAGGATTATTGGGGATACTCTCCTGATGAAAGTACAAAATCTATAGCAGCGTTAACAGAATCATTTAGGGGGATCAGGCCGGCCTTTGGATATCCTTGTCTCAGGGATCATGCTGAGAAAACAAAGCTTTTCCAACTTTTAGAGGGAGAACGGCATACGGGTGTCACGTTAACAGAACATTATATGATGGACCCGGTTGCTAGTGTGTGTGGGTTGTATTTCGCTTCTGAGGAGGCCGACTATTTTGATATCAACAGGGTCGATAAGGAGCAATTGGATGATTATGCAAGGCGTAATCAGAAAGGTCTTAAAGAGATCGAGAAGATGTTAGGTACTATTTTGAGATAAAATAAAGAATAAGGAAGAGAAGGTCTGTATCAAAATTTAGTTTATAGTTTGATACAGACCTTTACGCTACAGGTAATCATCTTCGATATAAAAAAGTGTGCTCCTCTATCATATGCTTGTTTGGTGTGCATTGATCAAAAAAGAAAATAATGCTAAAATTCCGAAAAGGCTATTGAAAAAGAAAAAAGGTTATGCTAACCTGTAAAAAACGCAAGTACAAGTAATTTTCTATATATCAAAGTAATTGAATAATTAGGAATAAGTGATTTTTTCTCTGAGGGGAAGAAATTGAAAAGGGAAGTCAGTGGAAGCTGACGCGGTGCCCGCCACTGTAAGAGGGAGTCAACTTACATAATGTCACTGGGGAACTATCTCTTGGGAAGACGTAAGCTGATGATGAACTTAAGCCAGGAAACCTGCTTATTTCCAGGTCAGAACTGCCTACGGGAATGTTAGGGGGTGTTTGAGTGTATTTGGGAGTACTTTTATTGTCAGATACCAGCTAAACCTTTTACCTTAGATGGGGTAAAGGGTTTTTGTTTTTTATCATTAGCCAAGATAGCTCTAGTTGCACTTTGCTGGTCGCAGTTTTAAGGATATCACATAGATGGATCTACTATACGAGGGGAGTAGCCATCTTGTGCATTCAAATAAAAATTTGGGGGTAAATGAATGAAAAGAAAAATATTTCGATTTTTCATTACCGTGGTCACCATGACCACAATGTTAGTCGGTTGTGCAGCCAGCCCAACCGCAACGGTTCCAGCAAATAAACCAAGCAGCGTCATCATCGCAATTCAGCAAGATGCCGAACCTGCAGCAGGTTTTGACCCGATCACAGGTTGGGGATCAAGTCAGAACGATCCATTAATTCAAAGTATCCTGGTAAATGTCCAAGATGACGTTTCTATTGCGTGCGACCTTGCTACAGAATATTCCGTCTCTGATGATGGATTGGTCTGGACATTTAAGATACGTCCCGATGTGAAATTCACTGACGGCGTCGCACTCACAGCAAAGGACGTTGCCTTTACTTTTAATACCGCTAAGAAAACCGTATCCTCGCGAGACCTTTCTATGTTTGAAAAGGCTGAGGCTATTGATGACACTACGGTGAAATTAACCCTAAATAAACCCTATTCACCATTCATATATATTGTGGCGTGTCTGGGTATTGTGCCTGAACACGCATACAATTCTGCCTACGGAACAAATCCTATCGGCTCCGGACCTTTTATGCTCAAACAGTGGGATAAAGGCGAGCAGGTAATTTTTGAAGCTAACCCTGACTATTATGGCAAAGTATCAAAAATGAAGCAGTTGACAGTTGTGTTTATGACCGAGGAAGCGGCGTACGCAGCAGCTAAGGCTGGACAGGTAGACATTGCTTATTCCAGTGCTTCTTTCACGAAAACTCCGATTCCGGGATATGAAATCGTAGATTTCACAACCACTGATCACAGAGAGTTGAATTTGCCGGTGATACCTGCGGGAAATATGGTTAAAACAATAAACGGTGACAAAGAAGTTAAAGGGGGTAACGATGTTACCAGCAATCTGGCGGTGCGCCAAGCTATGTCCTATGCCATAGACAGACAAAAAATAGCAGATATTGTTTTTAATGGCTACGCAACTCCGGCGTACAGCGCCAGCCCGGGCCTGCCCTGGGAGAATGAGGCTGTTAAAGTAGAGTATAATCCTGAAAAGGCAAAATCTATCATGGAGGCCGATGGCTGGGTCAAGAATAAGGACGGCATATATGAAAAGAATGGTCTTGTTGCCGAAGTCACAGTAACCTGCATGGCTGAAGCCACTCGCCAAAGTATTCTAATGGCTGTTAAAGAAATGTTGGATAAGTTTGGAATCAGAATTAATATTAAAGGTGGCATGCCATGGGAAGAAATCGATCCATTGACCTATTCCGCCCCTAATTTGATTGGCGGAGGAGCATATTCACCTATAAGCGACATCGGCAGATTTTATACCGGCAAGAACCGTGCTGTCTATTCAAACAAAGCTGTAGATAAGCACATGAACGACGGTCTGGCGGCTAAAACCGTTGAAGAAACTTATAAGAATTTTAAGCTTGCAGCCTGGGATGGCACCACTGGCTATGCTACTATCGGCGATTGCCCCTTCGTCTTTATAGTTACAGTAGATGCAATCTATTTTGCTAAAGAAGGATTAAATGTCGTAAAAGAACAAATTATCCCTCATGATACCGGCTGGTTTATTTGCGACAACGTTAACAGATGGTCCTGGGATTAATTTAACGGAACAATATGAGCAAGCCCGCCCGATAGGTCGGGCTTGTATCATGAAAAAGAGGTGATTTTATGAGCGGTACATTGGGCAATCCCATTGTCAGGAGTCTCAATACTCTCTGGAAACTGGTGCTGGTGCTTTTAGCCGTAAGCTTCATTTCCTTTGCCTTAATTGATGCATCCCCGATTGATCCCGTGGCAGCTTATGTGGGACATCAAGGCAAAGACAATCTGGATCTGGTCGAATTGCAACGCCTTCAGGATTATTTTGGCATGAACGAACCATTCTTCCCACGTTATTTAAATTGGGTGGGAGGATTATTGCACGGCGATTTGGGTGTATCCTTAATATACCATCAACCAGTTGAACAAGTTATTGGTGCTAAGATAGCCAGTTCTCTTATGCTGATGTTGACAGCATGGGCTTTATCCGGCGTACTGGGTTTTTTTCTCGGAGTCTTAGCAGGCGTGTTTCGAGACAGGGTTTTGGACAAATTGATCAAAGGATATTCGCTTTTGCTTGCCAGTGCGCCAACCTTTTGGCTGGCCATGCTGATGTTGATCATTTTTTCAGTTTGGTTAAAGATATTTCCCATTGGACTGAGTGTTCCTATCGGGGTATTAGCTGAGAATGTTACCTTTGCTGATTCAATCCGACACTTGATTTTACCTGCAGTAACCCTGAGCGTCATTGGCATAGCGAACATTACTTTGCATACAAGAGAAAAAATGATTGAAATAATGGGACAGGACTATATTTTATATGCAAGATCCCGCGGAGAGAATCTTCCAGCGATTGTAAAGAACCACGGCTTGCGTAATGTCCTTCTGCCCGCGATTACACTGCAATTTGCTTCTTTCAGTGAGATTATCGGCGGTTCGGTGCTTGTAGAACAAGTGTTTTCATATCCGGGCCTGGGACAGTCGGCAGTATCAGCCGGACTGCGCGGCGACGCCCCACTGTTGTTAGGTATAGTAATGGTTACGGCGATTATGGTGTTTGCCGGAAACATGACAGCCAACGTATTATACGGAATTGTGGATCCGAGAATCAGGAGGGGTGTGCATGGATAACCCAATAATGGTTAAGCCGGTTTTGTCTAGCGCTAAGAAAAGTCGTATCAACCAACGACAGAAGACTATTATCTTGTTGGTATTATCCATAGGGATTTTTGTTGCTATCCTCGTAGCCGGTTATCTATGCACTGATAAAGCAGTAAATGGCTCTTTTATGGAGAGTAATATTACGCCGTGCATCGAACACCCTTTCGGTACGGATTGGCTAGGCAGAGATATGCTTGCCAGAACATTGAAAGGGCTGTCTATTAGTATCATAATAGGCTTGGTGGCTTCCACGCTGAGTGCAATTATTGCACTGATGCTGGGTTTTATGACGGCTACATTTGGTAAACGTATGGATTCGTTAATAAATTTTCTGGTAAATACATCCATGGGGCTGCCGCATATTCTATTGCTCATACTGATCTGTGTTGCTGTGGGGAAAGGTGCGGCCGGAGTAATGTTTGCCGTAATAGTAACACACTGGCCATCCCTCACACGAGTAATCAGAGGGGAAGTAATGCAGCTAAAAGAAGAAAACTATATTAAAATCAGCGAAAAGCTAGGGCATAGCAAAGTAAAAGTGGCGGTGAAGGAAATGCTGCCGCACATCCTTCCTCAGGTTCTGGTGGGGCTGGTCTTGCTGTTTCCACATGCTATCCTGCATGAGGCAAGCGTTACTTTTCTGGGCTTTGGTCTGACGCCGGAGCAGCCTGGCATCGGAGTCATATTATCGGAAAGCATGAAATATGTCACGATGGGTATGTGGTGGCTGGCTGTGTTTCCCGGTATTGCACTCCTGTTTACGGTCATTCTTTTTGATCTGATGGGTGATTGTGTTAAGAAAATGATAGATCCACACAGTGCACAAGAATAGGGGTAGTGATTATGCAAAAAAATGTTCAGCCCATTTTAGATATCAAGGATTTAACAATTTCTTTCATGCAGTATGAAAAGGCTTTTCAAAGAAGCGAGCTTGAAGTTATACATAACCTTAACGTTAGGATAGATCCCGGAGAAGTGGTGGCAGTTGTCGGATCAAGCGGGTCAGGCAAAAGCCTGCTTGCTCATGCTGTTTTGGGACTGCTGCCGTCTAACTGCAACGCATTCGGGTTTATATATTTTAAAGGGGAGCTTATGGATGGGAAGCGCCTAGAAGAGGTAAGAGGGAAAGATATCGTGCTTGTGCCGCAAAGTGTAACCTATTTGGATCCTTTGGAAAAGGTAGGAAGACAGGTGCGCAGAGAGCGTGAGGAAAAGAGCGTTTTCAGTCGGCAGAAAGAACTATTTAAATATTATGGTTTAGAGGAAAAGACAGAACAACTATATCCTTTTGAACTTTCCGGCGGCATGGCTAGGCGTGTATTATTAGCGGCATCGCTGATAGATAGCCCGACGCTGATAATAGCAGATGAGCCTACTCCGGGCCTGCATTTGGACGCTGCCAAGAAAGCGATGCAGCATTTTCGTAATTTTGCCAACGAAGGACATGGCGTATTACTGATAACCCATGATATAGAGCTATCCTTGGAGGTAGCTGACAGGATTGCCGTATTCTATGCGGGGACAACCCTGGAGGAGGCGCTGGTAAGCGACTTTACAAGTATGGAAAAGCTGCGTCATCCATATACGCAGGCCTTGTGGCGCGCCCTTCCTCAGAACGGTTTCAAGCCATCACCTGGTACGCAGCCTTATGCAAAAGAAAGGATCAAGGGCTGTCCTTATAGCCCTAGATGCGGTGAATTTTCCAAGGAGTGCGACAGCGACATGCCAATGAAGATGGTAAGAAATGGCAGGGTGCGTTGCATTAAGGCAACATAAAGGAGATAATTGATATGGCTTTAGAAATAAAAAATATAAGTTTTGGCTATAAACAGGATGTAACAATAATCAACAATTTGAACATGAAGATTGGCATTGATGAACGAGTGGGGATTACTGCGCCCAGTGGTTTTGGTAAAACTACATTATGCAAGATCATTGCTGGATATATCAAGCCCCATAGCGGTAAAGTGCTGTTGGACGGCAAGGATGTCCACCAAATAAAGGGTTACAACCCTATACAAATGATTTGGCAGCATCCGGAGAAATCAGTTAACCCACGATTGCGTATGAAGAGCGTTATTGAAGCCGGGGACAAGGTAGAAGACAGAGTGCTTGACGGTTTGGGTATAGAACGGGATTGGTACAACCGCTATCCTGCGGAGTTGTCGGGCGGTGAGATGCAGCGTTTTTGCATCGCCAGAGCGTTGGGGAAGAAGACCGAGTTTATTGTTGCAGATGAAATTAGCACTATGCTCGATCTTATTACACAAAGTCAAATCTGGACTTTTTTGTTGGAGGAGGTTCAGCAAAGGGGTATTGGTCTGATAGTGGTCACTCATAGCAATGCCTTGATGGATCGTATTGCAACTCGGTGCCTTGACATAGAAAATATGAGAGATGGCGAAATGGCTAACAGTGCTATCCAGTCCGGTGGCGCTTAACATAAAATCATTATGGCCGGCCATTTTATCAGATAATAGAAAACGAACCAGTTGATCCGCGACTATAGATGGTACTCGTAGCACTAACATTTCGAAAAGGAGCGAACGCTGGAATAAGAAAAGACCCCCCAAATCGAAGGTCTTAACGAAGGATAAAGGGAGCCCACTCGTGACTCCCATTTTTGAATAAAGTACTTCGGGTAACTTCTAGAGATTCGTGAGGTTTCTAGATAGAGAAAAAGCCACAAACCATTGGGAAAGACACGGAGAACCGTCCCTCGTGTCTTTGTTAAATAATATTTGTTTAAAGGCGAGCTATATTGGTTTTTATAAATTGGAAGGTATATACAGACTGGATGTGGAATTTTGATATGGACGCTGAAGTATTAAACCCACAAAGGGATATTGATGAGGAAAAGTTCTTGGAATGAGGCTGGGACACATTCGCAGATAAAAAGCAGGGTAGAGGAGGAGAGATTTGTGGCGGAAGAGGATGTCATAAAGAGGGCAGAGGCTGCTGTACAAGTCCGGCAAATGGGAAAAATGATGGCTTCGTTATTTTGCCATATGACGAAAGAGGTCCTTCGTGAACTGGGTGAGGTGCGGGGCACGGAACTGGTCGGGAGAGCGATAAAAGCTTATGGCAGCGAGCGAGGAGGTTGCCTCCATTGAAAATAGAATTTTGTCACAATCTTATATGAAATATATAAAAAAGAGCCTCATCAGGCTCTTTTTTATGGTTTATATTTTAAATGACCTTTGCTTCAAACCTACTTCCTAATTTATGTAGTTCCAAATTTGTATGTCCTCACCAAAATTGCTAGTTGTACATAGAATGTTATGTGATCACATGGAAAATATATGCAAATATGAAAGGAAGATGTAAAATTGAGTAATGTTTATCAATGTTCACAGTGCTGTCCAACATCAACATTTGTCCCCGGTTGGGCGATTCAAACTCCAACTCCGGTATGTCCTCAACCACCCGTGCCGGTTACCCCCAATCCGGTTATCCCAAGCACTTCAAGCCTTCCGACGTGCACCCCTCTGCAAGTGGTTCAACCAACGCCTACTACGGTCTTAGTAACTGCATCAATCGCTTCCGAAGCAATTATTACCTTACCGGTAAGAGCACTAGAAATAAAAAATATTAAAAAGCGCCTTAAAATAACTCAAAGCCGTTTCTTCAATTCTCCACCTCCAGTAGCTGGTGTGCCACGAGATACTCCCAAATTGTTTTTAGCCGGCTTTGTGCGCAAAGACATTCAATTTTGCCAAGCAACCGCTCAAACTGCAACAACGGTTCAAGGTACCATTAATGATTTTGTCGTTGATGTGCCCTGGTCGTGTGTTCTTAACCTCGGTCCTACAATTATAGTACCGCCGACTCATTTTGGGCAACAGCTAGAATATGAGTTTTTAAGCACCACAACGCTTCCTACAGGGTTTGCCCCCAAAGATAAGCTAATCTGTGGTGATTTAACTGAGTTTAACCAAATCAGCACTGAGTTCCTGAACACATTACCGACAGTTTCACTTTTATTCAGTCAAATCAATGAAATGGATGAAGCACTCGACCGGGTGGCATTACAGGGAGGACCCTTTGAAGAAGGGCAATTCACAAAAATTCAAGAAAAAATGACTATTTTGGTTCAAGTGCTGTTAACCTTCCCAGCAGCAATTCCTACACCGATATGCGATTAGCTAATCACAGCAGGTTTTAAAACTCTAATAATGGGGCTGTTGCAAAACGAACAGAGTTCGTAAGCATCAGCCCCTATTTATTTAAAAAACCGCGGGTCCACAAGAACCCGCAGTCCGGTGTCAACGACGCGCCTGCGCTTAAAATTGCCAATGTAGGCGTGGCAATGTGCGGTATGGGAAGCGAACAAATTCAACATCGTCCTGTCCATGGCAATCAACTTTGTAGCGATCTTACTGTCGGTATCGTTGGTGGCGCAACAATGTCTGAGTATAATTATAGGGCTAGAGCAAACCACCCGTTGAGCGGGTGGGAGTGATTTTCGAGAAAGGAGCTGGAAGAGTATCTCAGGCAATAACATGCAATTTCTTGTCAATTATTATCCAGCAAATTTTTGATATAACCTGTAGGCGTTAAACCCGAAAGGTTCATAAATTCTTTGATAAAATGGGACTGATTATAATATCCGGCGTCCAAGGCTGTATCCGTGCAATTAATGATGTGGATGGAATTAATCAGATTGCTGACTGATTTCTGGCGGATTAAGCAAATAAGGTTTTTTGGGTTCATCCCAAATCCTTCGTGGGTTTTCTGATTCAGGTATCTCTCCGAATATCCGGTGAAAGCACTCAAATCCGCTAATTTCAGGTTGCCGCCTGAGGTTAAGCCGCATTAAGCAGAATGAAGCCAACCAGCGCACCGAAGCTTATCAGTGTGGAAATGAATCCCAGAGAGCAGAAGAGGGCAATGGGGGCAGAAACCGCCAATCCCATGCTGGCAACCCTGGTTTATTATCGCAAAGCCAGGGAATTGGGTGTCAGGTTCATATCCGGTGCCCGGGCTTATTTTGGCCTGTACTTTTAGTGGGC comes from Desulfosporosinus meridiei DSM 13257 and encodes:
- a CDS encoding helix-turn-helix domain-containing protein, whose translation is MSAFTGYSERYLNQKTHEGFGMNPKNLICLIRQKSVSNLINSIHIINCTDTALDAGYYNQSHFIKEFMNLSGLTPTGYIKNLLDNN
- a CDS encoding CsxC family protein; this encodes MSNVYQCSQCCPTSTFVPGWAIQTPTPVCPQPPVPVTPNPVIPSTSSLPTCTPLQVVQPTPTTVLVTASIASEAIITLPVRALEIKNIKKRLKITQSRFFNSPPPVAGVPRDTPKLFLAGFVRKDIQFCQATAQTATTVQGTINDFVVDVPWSCVLNLGPTIIVPPTHFGQQLEYEFLSTTTLPTGFAPKDKLICGDLTEFNQISTEFLNTLPTVSLLFSQINEMDEALDRVALQGGPFEEGQFTKIQEKMTILVQVLLTFPAAIPTPICD